A segment of the Coleofasciculus sp. FACHB-T130 genome:
CGACGGGTATACCTAGCTCCCGCTGATTATCACTTACTGGTGGAACCCCGACAGGCATGGGGACACCGCCAAGGTCGGTACGGCGGCATCGCCACATTAGCACTCTCCACTGAGGCTCCTGTATGCAATGCCCGACCGTCGATTGATGTGCTGTTTGAATCGGCGGCTGATGCTTATGCACAGAGAGTTATCGGGGTGATTTTAACCGGAGCAAGCCAGGATGGTGCGAAAGGCTTGGCAAAAATTAAAGCACGCGGCGGACGGGCTATAGTACAAGAGCCTGCAACAGCAGAAAGCCGGATCATGCCGGAAGCCGCGATCGCATCTGTAACGGTAGACTGGATTGTGCAGCTCCAAGACATTGCCCCTCTTTTAGTCAACCTTTGTCAATCGGCTGTGAGGTGAAAAAATCAGATATGTGACGCCAAAGCCCTAGTAGCTCAACAGCCGAATCTAGACACATCAAATCTTCATCTAAAAACCCTGGATTCTGGTTTCTAAAATTTGTAACTTTGGATAGTGGTATCAATAGCGAAACAGTGGCAGGCTCGACAAAGCCGCTCAAACAAGTCCCGACCTTCCAGAAAATGCAGCCCGAAGAAATAGTTAACGTCCTCCTTGTGGACGATCACCCAGAAAATTTACTGGCTTTGGAGGCGATCCTGGGCAGCCTCGGTCAAAATTTGGTCAGAGCTACATCGGGCGAACAAGCCTTGCGATGTCTGCTTGAGCGGGATTTTGCCGTGATTTTGCTTGATGTCCAGATGCCCGGTCTAGATGGATTTGAGACGGCAAAGCTGATTCGACAACGACAGCGATCGCGCCACACGCCGATTATTTTCCTGACCGCTTTTAGCAGCAGCGACTCTCTGGTTTTCAAAGGTTATTCCCTGGGTGCAGTAGATTACCTGCTCAAACCGCTGGAGCCGGAAATATTAACCTCCAAGGTGGGGGTGTTTGTTGACTTGTTCAAGAAAACCGCAGAGGTGAAACGACAAGCGGCACAACTGACTGCTGTTAACTTAGAACTTAAGCAAAGTGAAGAGCGTTTTCGCTCGTTAAGTGCCTGCTCGCCCCTAGGCATTTTTATGACTGATATTGAAGGGCGCTGTACATACGCAAATCCGCGCTGCCAAGCGATTTGTGGCTTAACGCCTAATGTAGAAACGGGAACTTTAGCCTCGCTCTATGAAGAAGGCTGGTTGCAGTCGGTACATCCAGAAGACCGCGATCGCGTCTATAGACATTGGTCTACTTGCATGAGCATCGGTCAGGAATGCTCTAACGAGTTTCGCTGCCAAACTCCGGAGGAGATTGTGCGTTGGGTTTACCTGCGCTCCTCCCCGATGCTGACCGATACCGGCGAACTTATCGGTCATGTCGGCACCCTAGAAGACATCACCGAGCGCAAAGCCGCAGAGGAAGCCCGCGCTCAGATGATTCGCGAACAGGTGGCACGACAGGAAGCCGAGGCGGCAAACCGAATTAAAGATGAGTTCCTTGCAACCCTGTCTCACGAACTCCGCACTCCCCTCAACTCGATGCTGGGTTGGACTCAACTGCTCCGCAGTCGCAAGTACGATGAAAAGACGACAGCCCGTGCCCTGGAAACGATTGAGCGCAACGCCAAGTTACAGGCGCAACTGATCGAGGATATTCTCGATGTCTCGCGGATTATTCGCGGGAAGCTGCGGTTAAATATCTGTCAAGTTAACCTTGTACCCGTGATTGAGGCGGCGCTGGATGCGGTTCGTCCGGCGGCTGAGGATAAAGGGATTCAATTGGAAAGCGTACTCGATCGCGCCGTGGAACTGGTTCCTGGCGATCCTAACCGCTTGCAGCAAGTTGTTTGGAATCTACTCTCCAATTCGATCAAGTTCACGTCTTCAGGGGGAAAGGTGCAGGTGCGCCTTTTCAAGGATGGCGATCGCGCTCAAATTAGCATCAGCGACACCGGCGTGGGCATCAGCCCAGATTTTCTCCCCTATATTTTCGAT
Coding sequences within it:
- a CDS encoding chemotaxis protein CheB; amino-acid sequence: MTFDIVVVGTSLGGLQALTVMLAGLPNTFPAAVVVVQHRHKASDNTLSFFLQQYSTLPVAEAEDKEEILPRRVYLAPADYHLLVEPRQAWGHRQGRYGGIATLALSTEAPVCNARPSIDVLFESAADAYAQRVIGVILTGASQDGAKGLAKIKARGGRAIVQEPATAESRIMPEAAIASVTVDWIVQLQDIAPLLVNLCQSAVR
- a CDS encoding response regulator, with the translated sequence MQPEEIVNVLLVDDHPENLLALEAILGSLGQNLVRATSGEQALRCLLERDFAVILLDVQMPGLDGFETAKLIRQRQRSRHTPIIFLTAFSSSDSLVFKGYSLGAVDYLLKPLEPEILTSKVGVFVDLFKKTAEVKRQAAQLTAVNLELKQSEERFRSLSACSPLGIFMTDIEGRCTYANPRCQAICGLTPNVETGTLASLYEEGWLQSVHPEDRDRVYRHWSTCMSIGQECSNEFRCQTPEEIVRWVYLRSSPMLTDTGELIGHVGTLEDITERKAAEEARAQMIREQVARQEAEAANRIKDEFLATLSHELRTPLNSMLGWTQLLRSRKYDEKTTARALETIERNAKLQAQLIEDILDVSRIIRGKLRLNICQVNLVPVIEAALDAVRPAAEDKGIQLESVLDRAVELVPGDPNRLQQVVWNLLSNSIKFTSSGGKVQVRLFKDGDRAQISISDTGVGISPDFLPYIFDRFRQADSTTTRRYGGLGLGLAIVHNLVGLQGGTIEARSEGEGKGSTFIVKLPVVSDQLKTCDLESISSGKKVASASPPSLETLQVLVVDDDTDTRDFLRAALEQYHAQVTAVASVQEAMQALEHLKPDVLVSDIGMPNEDGYGLIRKVRALESQRGETSIPAIALTAYARGEERSQALEAGFQVHLPKPVEAIKLIASVANLAGLSTKLADV